A region from the Azospirillaceae bacterium genome encodes:
- a CDS encoding cytochrome c, which produces MRKIITAALVSALAPLGAQAQDVAQGQDLFNHKCAACHQKTGQGVKGAFPALAGDPFVQGDAEPMVRTVLQGRGGMPTFAAVLSEQQLADIISYVRQAWGNSAPAVDAAFVTQVKNNAHPQDKAPVVTH; this is translated from the coding sequence ATGAGGAAAATCATCACCGCCGCCCTGGTTTCCGCGCTCGCCCCCCTGGGGGCCCAGGCGCAGGACGTGGCCCAGGGCCAGGACCTGTTCAATCACAAATGTGCCGCCTGCCACCAGAAGACGGGACAGGGTGTGAAGGGGGCCTTTCCCGCTCTGGCCGGCGATCCCTTCGTTCAGGGCGATGCGGAACCGATGGTCCGCACCGTGCTGCAGGGCCGGGGCGGCATGCCGACCTTTGCCGCCGTCCTCAGCGAACAGCAGTTGGCCGACATCATCAGTTATGTGCGGCAAGCCTGGGGCAATTCCGCCCCGGCGGTGGACGCCGCCTTCGTCACCCAGGTGAAGAATAACGCCCACCCGCAGGACAAGGCGCCGGTCGTCACGCATTAG
- a CDS encoding flavin monoamine oxidase family protein: MVMTAMNAWGSGIASAADAPPALRGSGAGHKLLILGAGVAGMTAAYEMSKLGYQVTILEARAFAGGRCQTARKGFKLTELGGEEQECKFDAGLYLNHGPWRIPFCHRSTLHYTKTFGIPLEVMVNENDASYARFDTVKGPLAGKRVRQFEVRADMRGYTSEMVAKAATSGKLDTGLSKDDVDLFVEYLRGEGYLDKDLAYRGTDGRGYAVRPGAGIDDPGPGVPSAPYAFPDLVQSKLWRMVQSVGSFEQQHTMFQPVGGMDQVAKGFEKQVGHLIKYNAEVEKIRQSDSGVTVDYLDTKTGKRSTITADYCLCTIPLSVLRGIDADFGDGFKQAMAMVPYDPVCKIGLQMKRRFWEEDDAIYGGHVYTDAPGINQISLPSSGWQSAKGVLLGYYMFGADATDMSANSPVERAGIALDAGQRIFPQYKDSFENAFSASWHLIQYNLGGWANWSEEARKSAYPVLNKPDRRIYLAGEHISYIGGWQAGGIESAWHQIAQIHQRVAA; encoded by the coding sequence ATGGTGATGACGGCGATGAACGCCTGGGGGTCGGGCATCGCCTCGGCCGCCGATGCCCCGCCCGCCCTGCGCGGGTCGGGCGCCGGCCATAAGCTGCTGATCCTGGGGGCCGGCGTCGCCGGCATGACGGCAGCTTATGAGATGAGCAAGCTGGGCTATCAGGTCACGATTCTGGAGGCCCGCGCCTTCGCCGGCGGCCGCTGCCAGACGGCGCGCAAAGGTTTCAAGCTGACCGAACTGGGCGGCGAGGAACAGGAGTGCAAGTTCGACGCCGGCCTGTACCTGAACCATGGCCCCTGGCGCATCCCGTTCTGCCACCGCTCCACCCTGCACTACACCAAGACCTTCGGCATCCCGCTGGAGGTGATGGTGAATGAGAACGACGCCTCCTACGCCCGCTTCGACACGGTGAAAGGCCCCCTGGCCGGCAAGCGCGTCCGCCAGTTCGAGGTGCGGGCCGACATGCGCGGTTATACCTCGGAAATGGTGGCGAAGGCCGCCACCTCGGGCAAGCTGGACACCGGCCTGTCCAAGGACGACGTCGACCTGTTCGTGGAATACCTGCGCGGCGAAGGCTATCTGGACAAGGATCTGGCCTATCGCGGCACGGATGGCCGCGGTTACGCCGTGCGCCCCGGCGCCGGCATCGACGACCCGGGCCCCGGCGTGCCCAGCGCCCCCTACGCCTTCCCCGACCTGGTGCAATCCAAGCTGTGGCGCATGGTGCAATCGGTCGGCAGCTTCGAACAGCAGCACACTATGTTCCAGCCGGTAGGCGGCATGGACCAGGTGGCCAAGGGCTTCGAGAAGCAGGTCGGCCACCTGATCAAATACAATGCGGAGGTGGAGAAGATACGCCAGTCCGACAGCGGCGTGACGGTGGATTACCTGGACACCAAGACCGGCAAGCGCAGCACGATCACCGCCGACTATTGCCTGTGCACCATTCCGCTGTCGGTCCTGCGCGGCATCGACGCCGACTTCGGCGACGGCTTCAAGCAGGCCATGGCCATGGTGCCCTACGATCCCGTGTGCAAGATCGGCCTGCAGATGAAGCGCCGCTTCTGGGAAGAGGACGACGCCATCTATGGCGGTCACGTCTACACCGACGCGCCGGGCATCAACCAGATCAGCCTGCCGTCCAGCGGCTGGCAATCCGCCAAGGGCGTGCTGCTGGGCTATTACATGTTCGGGGCCGACGCCACGGACATGAGCGCCAACAGCCCGGTGGAGCGGGCGGGCATCGCCCTGGACGCCGGCCAGCGCATCTTCCCGCAATACAAGGACAGCTTCGAGAACGCCTTCTCCGCCTCCTGGCACCTGATCCAGTACAATCTGGGTGGCTGGGCCAACTGGAGTGAGGAGGCGCGCAAGTCAGCATATCCCGTGCTGAACAAGCCCGACCGCCGCATCTACCTGGCGGGGGAGCACATCAGCTATATCGGCGGCTGGCAGGCGGGGGGCATCGAATCCGCCTGGCACCAGATCGCGCAAATCCACCAACGCGTGGCGGCGTGA
- a CDS encoding RidA family protein gives MSTNSPSQTPVGKPTAERRMMRLLGALALTAVLGAIITTAGVISSSGPATAAKAITRTAVPGGFPISGAVAVPAGSDVVYLSGMTGGVVNPDAPKGSVEAYGDTATQTVNTLKKIQAALAEQKLTMGDVVMMHVYLVGDAAHEGKMDFAGMMSGYTQFFGTADQPNKPARTTVQVAGLAGPGLLVEIEVIAAHAP, from the coding sequence ATGTCCACGAATTCCCCCTCGCAGACGCCCGTTGGCAAACCCACCGCTGAGCGCCGCATGATGCGCCTGCTGGGTGCCTTGGCCCTGACCGCCGTCCTGGGCGCCATCATCACCACCGCCGGTGTCATCTCCAGCAGCGGGCCGGCGACCGCCGCCAAGGCCATCACGCGCACGGCGGTGCCTGGCGGTTTCCCCATCTCCGGCGCCGTCGCTGTGCCGGCCGGGTCGGATGTGGTGTACCTCAGCGGCATGACCGGCGGCGTGGTCAACCCCGACGCGCCCAAGGGCAGCGTGGAGGCCTATGGCGACACCGCCACCCAGACCGTCAACACCCTGAAGAAAATCCAGGCCGCCCTGGCCGAGCAGAAGCTGACCATGGGCGACGTGGTCATGATGCATGTCTATCTGGTGGGCGACGCGGCCCATGAGGGCAAGATGGACTTCGCCGGCATGATGTCCGGCTACACCCAATTCTTCGGCACGGCCGACCAACCCAACAAGCCCGCCCGCACCACGGTGCAGGTGGCGGGCCTGGCGGGCCCCGGCCTGCTGGTCGAGATCGAGGTGATCGCCGCCCACGCGCCCTGA
- a CDS encoding MFS transporter: MAHGPIARLWGALSLSAVGDQLHQMALVWLAVGLVGADTGYVAAADTVALMTVALLAGAWVERWDQGRVMMTADLARAGLAVVPVLAALTGHLTLWTLVVPSVALSALSGLFDPALQASLPRLAEDRALLAATNALFDGTLRLARLVGPTLAGALATLMPPVALMAVNGLSFLTSALAVYSVRGSLGGPDTTAAMHGDGLPSLGARLLAGWRLVRREPPFTYLLWRTGLTGGLWTLTIWLSLPLLMRQQGVAGFGLSGLSALALLFSAYGAGNLLSNLVVGSLAPGGVLTRRPMALVMAGDIVVGGGFILLALSTLVPAPWTLGVMAAACTATAMGGPLAQIPVATLRQTRYSGGEIAAVFRLFLVLDCVGTLVAMTAAPTLLSVLPTALVMALAGALVLGVALLWGRRNLSAA, from the coding sequence TTGGCCCATGGCCCCATCGCCCGCCTGTGGGGCGCCCTGTCCCTGTCGGCGGTGGGCGATCAGTTGCACCAGATGGCCCTGGTCTGGCTGGCCGTAGGTTTGGTGGGGGCGGATACCGGCTACGTCGCGGCGGCCGACACGGTGGCGTTGATGACCGTGGCGCTGCTGGCCGGCGCCTGGGTGGAGCGGTGGGACCAGGGTCGCGTCATGATGACGGCGGACCTGGCGCGCGCCGGCCTGGCGGTGGTGCCGGTGCTGGCGGCGCTGACCGGTCATCTGACGCTCTGGACCCTGGTGGTGCCGTCGGTGGCCCTGTCGGCGCTGTCCGGCCTGTTCGATCCGGCGCTGCAGGCATCGTTGCCGCGCCTGGCGGAAGATCGCGCCCTGCTGGCCGCCACCAACGCCCTGTTCGACGGCACCCTGCGCCTGGCCCGCCTGGTGGGCCCCACCCTGGCCGGGGCGCTGGCCACCCTGATGCCGCCGGTGGCCCTGATGGCGGTCAACGGCCTGAGCTTCCTGACATCGGCCCTTGCGGTCTACAGCGTGCGCGGCTCCCTGGGTGGGCCGGACACGACGGCGGCGATGCATGGGGATGGTCTGCCCAGCCTGGGTGCCCGCCTGCTGGCCGGCTGGCGCCTGGTGCGCCGGGAACCGCCCTTCACTTACCTGCTGTGGCGCACCGGCCTGACCGGCGGGTTGTGGACCCTGACCATCTGGCTGTCGCTGCCGCTGCTGATGCGCCAGCAGGGTGTGGCCGGTTTCGGGCTCAGCGGCCTGTCGGCGCTGGCCCTGCTGTTTTCCGCCTATGGCGCCGGCAACCTGCTCAGCAACCTGGTGGTGGGCAGTCTGGCGCCGGGTGGGGTCTTGACGCGTCGGCCCATGGCCCTGGTGATGGCCGGCGACATCGTCGTGGGCGGCGGCTTCATCCTGCTGGCGCTGTCCACGCTGGTGCCCGCCCCCTGGACGCTGGGCGTCATGGCCGCTGCCTGTACGGCCACGGCCATGGGCGGGCCGCTGGCCCAGATACCCGTCGCCACCCTGCGCCAGACCCGCTACAGCGGCGGGGAGATCGCGGCCGTCTTCCGCCTGTTCCTGGTGCTGGATTGCGTGGGCACGCTGGTGGCGATGACGGCGGCGCCCACCCTGCTGTCGGTCCTGCCCACCGCCCTGGTCATGGCGCTGGCCGGCGCCTTGGTCCTGGGCGTGGCCTTGCTGTGGGGGCGCCGCAACTTGAGCGCGGCCTGA
- a CDS encoding LysE family transporter: protein MLVSLLPILAALLLGAMSPGPSFVLVTRTAVTQSRRNGLAAAIGMGVGGLFFGTLALLGLTALLAQVAWLNMALRLAGGLYLLYLAFRIWRGAGAPLTMMAGAAADEPASSLGRAFAVALATQLSNPKTAVAYASIFAALLPASAPSAQLLLVLPPLIFLIEAGWYTVVALAFSLEGPRRAYIKAKRGIDQVTGAVMGALGLRLMVDALRDVGLAR, encoded by the coding sequence ATGCTTGTCAGCTTGTTACCCATCCTCGCGGCCCTGCTGCTGGGCGCCATGTCCCCCGGGCCCAGCTTCGTCCTGGTCACGCGCACCGCCGTCACCCAATCCCGCCGCAACGGCCTGGCCGCCGCCATCGGCATGGGCGTGGGCGGCCTGTTCTTCGGCACCCTGGCGCTGCTGGGCCTGACGGCGCTGCTGGCCCAGGTGGCGTGGCTGAACATGGCCCTGCGCCTGGCCGGCGGTCTCTATCTTCTTTATCTGGCTTTCCGCATCTGGCGGGGGGCGGGAGCCCCGCTGACCATGATGGCGGGGGCGGCGGCTGATGAGCCTGCGTCCTCGCTGGGCCGGGCCTTCGCCGTGGCGCTGGCCACGCAACTCAGCAATCCCAAGACCGCCGTCGCCTACGCCAGCATCTTCGCGGCCCTGCTGCCGGCGTCCGCCCCGTCGGCGCAGCTGTTGTTGGTCCTGCCGCCGCTGATCTTCCTGATCGAGGCCGGCTGGTACACGGTGGTGGCGCTGGCCTTTTCGCTGGAGGGGCCGCGCCGGGCCTATATCAAGGCCAAGCGGGGCATCGACCAGGTGACGGGGGCGGTCATGGGCGCCTTGGGCCTGCGCCTGATGGTGGATGCCCTGCGTGACGTCGGCTTGGCGCGCTGA
- a CDS encoding acetoacetate decarboxylase, whose amino-acid sequence MNRDEILSAASMPLFSPSYPRGPYRFIRREYLIITYETDPDALRQALPEPLEPAPGNLCFYEWMKMPDSSGFGDYEESGTGIKALFNGEPCNFSVQMYLDDEPPITAGREIWGFPKKYGVPRLKVQKDTLTGTLHYDEERVAMGTMTYKHFSLADKLDEVAKGIAGLNVNLKFIPDVDGGPKVAQLVGYNLTDVHVHGAWDGPARLHLTPHVNCRVADLPVRRIVGGRHQVVDFTLPFGRVLHDYLG is encoded by the coding sequence ATGAATCGTGACGAGATCCTGTCCGCCGCCTCCATGCCGCTGTTCAGCCCCAGCTATCCGCGGGGGCCGTACCGCTTCATCCGCCGCGAATATCTGATCATCACCTATGAGACCGATCCCGACGCCCTGCGCCAGGCCCTGCCGGAACCGCTGGAGCCGGCGCCGGGCAACTTGTGCTTTTATGAATGGATGAAGATGCCGGACAGTTCCGGCTTCGGCGACTACGAGGAAAGCGGCACCGGCATCAAGGCGCTGTTCAACGGCGAGCCGTGCAATTTCTCGGTCCAGATGTATCTGGATGATGAGCCGCCCATCACCGCCGGCCGCGAGATCTGGGGCTTCCCCAAGAAATACGGCGTGCCCCGCCTGAAGGTGCAGAAGGACACGCTGACCGGCACCCTGCACTATGATGAGGAGCGGGTGGCCATGGGCACCATGACCTACAAGCACTTCAGCCTGGCCGACAAGCTGGACGAGGTCGCCAAGGGCATCGCCGGCCTGAACGTGAACCTGAAGTTCATCCCCGACGTGGACGGCGGCCCCAAGGTGGCGCAGCTGGTGGGCTATAACCTGACCGACGTGCATGTGCACGGCGCCTGGGACGGCCCCGCCCGCCTGCACCTGACGCCCCACGTCAATTGCCGCGTGGCCGATCTGCCGGTGCGCCGCATCGTTGGCGGGCGGCACCAGGTGGTGGACTTCACCCTGCCCTTCGGCCGGGTGCTGCACGACTATCTGGGTTGA
- a CDS encoding NAD(P)-dependent oxidoreductase — MKIALIGATGNVGTRILAELRRRGHTVTAIARDVSKLAPQDGVTAKAGDTGAPAALAPVLAGHDAVISSTRFVGLDLAALLSAIKTAGVKRLLVVGGAGSLEVAPGVALIDTPEFPEAYKAEAGAGGDVLKALRQGPGVEWTFLSPSAFFHEGERTGTFRLADDQLLVAADGQSHISYEDFAVALVDEVESPAHANRRFTVGY; from the coding sequence ATGAAAATCGCCCTGATCGGCGCCACCGGCAATGTCGGCACCCGCATCCTGGCGGAGTTGCGCCGCCGCGGCCACACCGTCACCGCCATCGCCCGCGACGTGAGCAAGCTGGCCCCGCAGGACGGCGTGACCGCCAAGGCCGGCGACACCGGCGCCCCGGCCGCCCTGGCGCCCGTGCTGGCCGGCCACGACGCCGTGATCAGCAGCACGCGGTTCGTCGGCCTGGATCTGGCGGCCCTGCTGTCGGCCATCAAGACCGCCGGCGTGAAGCGCCTGCTGGTGGTGGGGGGTGCGGGTTCGCTGGAGGTGGCGCCCGGCGTCGCCCTGATCGACACGCCCGAATTCCCCGAGGCCTACAAGGCCGAAGCCGGTGCCGGCGGCGATGTCCTGAAGGCCCTGCGCCAGGGACCCGGGGTGGAGTGGACCTTCCTGTCGCCGTCCGCCTTCTTCCATGAGGGAGAGCGCACCGGCACCTTCCGCCTGGCCGACGACCAGTTGCTGGTCGCTGCCGACGGCCAGAGCCACATCAGTTACGAGGATTTCGCGGTGGCGCTGGTGGATGAGGTGGAAAGCCCGGCCCATGCCAACCGCCGCTTCACCGTGGGATATTGA
- a CDS encoding helix-turn-helix domain-containing protein yields MDGRTLAEGPLEAPTAAVVADEAAAAGFQPDAEDGTCPIRDVLDRLGDAWSVLVIRHLDGGPARFNALRRAVDGISQRMLAQTLRKLERDGLARRTVFPTTPPQVEYALTDLGRSFSAHLAQLAQWAALHQPTIRASRRHYDAALADKDI; encoded by the coding sequence ATGGACGGACGGACTTTGGCGGAAGGCCCCCTGGAAGCCCCGACGGCAGCCGTCGTGGCGGATGAGGCGGCGGCGGCCGGCTTCCAACCGGATGCGGAGGATGGAACCTGTCCCATCCGCGACGTGCTGGATCGCCTGGGCGATGCGTGGAGCGTCCTGGTCATCCGTCATCTGGATGGCGGCCCCGCCCGTTTCAACGCCCTGCGCCGGGCGGTCGACGGTATTTCCCAGCGCATGCTGGCCCAGACCCTGCGCAAGCTGGAACGGGACGGCCTGGCCCGCCGCACGGTGTTCCCCACCACCCCGCCCCAGGTGGAATACGCCCTGACCGACCTGGGCCGCAGCTTCTCCGCCCACCTCGCCCAACTGGCCCAGTGGGCCGCCCTGCACCAGCCCACCATCCGCGCCAGCCGCCGGCATTACGACGCGGCGCTGGCGGATAAGGATATCTGA
- a CDS encoding HAMP domain-containing protein — translation MKSTVSSKRAGAGSLYRASGWVAALTIVAAIALVAAATYNLALFSRVDRSLDETPAIAAAKSRALDETRAALGNGGLLNALAVYAETGSAQAKADIGQALETADRGVRAFEGNRLTTAESDLARDLHRLIDRYRAAVSAAGDKPQALAGATGLSLMTLHAAVADRIAQLRRQEVQATSDILAGPARAGFWLGIAAVAAMLATAAATLWLIRLRLLVPLNQIRESVDGVARGDWRVPVAGTDRPDELGDIARAIEAFRRQVADLPDVSIVTEQGRVRLKFDGDAGDLFEQLTTRLRSAGDTLAGNGNAVSTLVSDTRRDLTGLVGETQRELSQTVQRVQELCAAVAQATGDSNREISQATDLLARAAAQVHAFDDRGGGGGLDALVDALRRNADLVASTVLTAGEDVGRVVRGLSETEGDLRRATGEAHDANERMNSAMGDLQAKLLASVKLLRASGEMLASSSTEATAGLARATEAVGNSDRNLQAALAHAGDRLERATGRVENSGDLLRGTSEEMTRNLSGALEGLSRANRLIETAAEANSTRLEPVAESLAAVQRDLAGAAAGVALRAGEMTRTLDGLGKISEGMRAELERRSADPDQKAAADEAITRLEATAHALGDRAGTIGETAARLSDMLNAGLGDAGDRVAGAVQNLQREATSLATDSAGATNALNRALARQDEATESLRALTASIVSVLEPRVDPNIAELKSLANNLRKRLDAVDNTTRGLLDLTGSLQSLVETGRTHEQASTAATKELGDRLAAIADQLRAATGG, via the coding sequence ATGAAATCAACGGTCAGTTCTAAGCGTGCCGGCGCCGGCAGCCTGTACCGCGCCAGCGGGTGGGTCGCGGCCCTGACCATCGTCGCCGCCATCGCCCTGGTGGCGGCCGCCACCTACAACCTGGCCCTGTTCAGCCGGGTCGACCGTTCCCTGGATGAGACACCGGCCATCGCCGCCGCCAAGTCCCGCGCCTTGGATGAGACGCGGGCCGCCCTGGGCAACGGCGGCCTGCTGAACGCCCTGGCCGTCTATGCCGAGACCGGCAGCGCGCAGGCCAAGGCGGACATCGGCCAGGCGCTGGAAACGGCGGACCGGGGGGTGCGCGCCTTTGAAGGCAACCGGCTGACCACCGCCGAGTCGGACCTGGCGCGCGACCTGCATCGCCTGATCGACCGCTACCGCGCGGCCGTCAGTGCCGCCGGCGACAAGCCGCAGGCCCTGGCCGGCGCCACCGGCCTGTCGCTGATGACCCTGCACGCCGCCGTGGCCGACCGCATCGCCCAACTGCGCCGGCAGGAGGTGCAGGCCACGTCCGACATCCTGGCAGGCCCCGCCCGCGCCGGTTTCTGGCTGGGCATCGCCGCCGTCGCCGCCATGCTGGCGACCGCCGCCGCGACGCTGTGGCTGATCCGCCTGCGCCTGCTGGTCCCCCTGAACCAGATCCGCGAAAGCGTGGACGGCGTGGCGCGCGGCGACTGGCGCGTGCCCGTCGCCGGCACGGATCGTCCGGACGAACTGGGCGATATCGCCCGCGCCATCGAAGCCTTCCGCCGCCAGGTGGCCGACCTGCCCGACGTGTCCATCGTTACCGAACAGGGCCGGGTCCGCCTGAAGTTCGACGGCGACGCCGGCGACCTGTTCGAACAACTGACCACCCGCCTGCGCAGTGCCGGCGACACCCTGGCCGGCAACGGGAATGCGGTGTCCACCCTGGTCAGCGACACGCGCCGCGACCTGACCGGCCTGGTGGGCGAAACCCAGCGGGAACTGTCCCAGACGGTGCAGCGGGTGCAGGAGCTGTGTGCCGCTGTGGCCCAGGCCACCGGCGACAGCAACCGCGAGATCAGCCAGGCGACCGACCTGCTGGCCCGCGCCGCCGCGCAGGTGCACGCCTTCGACGACCGTGGCGGCGGCGGCGGGCTGGACGCCCTGGTCGACGCCCTGCGCCGCAACGCCGACCTGGTGGCCAGCACCGTCCTGACGGCAGGCGAGGATGTGGGCCGGGTGGTGCGGGGCCTGTCGGAAACGGAAGGCGACCTGCGCCGGGCCACAGGCGAGGCACACGATGCCAACGAGCGCATGAACAGCGCCATGGGCGATTTGCAGGCCAAGCTGCTGGCCTCGGTCAAGCTGCTGCGCGCCTCGGGCGAGATGCTGGCCAGCAGTTCGACGGAAGCGACCGCCGGCCTGGCGCGGGCGACAGAGGCTGTGGGCAACAGCGACCGCAACCTGCAGGCGGCCCTGGCCCATGCCGGCGACCGGCTGGAACGGGCGACGGGCCGGGTGGAGAATTCGGGTGATCTGCTGCGCGGCACGTCGGAGGAGATGACACGCAACCTATCGGGCGCGCTGGAGGGGCTGAGCCGCGCCAACCGCCTGATCGAAACGGCGGCGGAGGCCAACAGCACCCGGCTGGAACCGGTGGCGGAAAGCCTGGCCGCCGTCCAGCGCGACCTGGCCGGGGCCGCCGCCGGCGTGGCGCTGCGCGCGGGCGAGATGACCCGCACCCTGGACGGCCTGGGCAAGATATCGGAGGGTATGCGCGCCGAACTGGAACGCCGCAGCGCCGACCCCGACCAGAAGGCCGCGGCCGACGAGGCCATCACCCGGCTGGAGGCCACCGCCCACGCCCTGGGCGACCGCGCCGGCACCATCGGCGAGACGGCGGCCCGCCTGTCCGACATGCTGAACGCCGGCCTGGGCGACGCCGGCGACCGGGTGGCAGGCGCCGTGCAGAACCTGCAGCGCGAAGCCACCAGCCTGGCCACCGATTCCGCCGGCGCCACCAATGCCCTGAACCGGGCCCTGGCCCGCCAGGACGAGGCGACGGAGTCGCTGCGCGCCCTGACCGCCAGCATCGTGTCGGTGCTGGAGCCGCGGGTCGATCCCAACATCGCGGAACTGAAGTCCCTGGCCAACAACCTGCGCAAGCGCCTGGACGCGGTGGACAACACCACCCGTGGCCTGCTGGACCTGACCGGCAGCCTGCAAAGCCTGGTGGAAACCGGCCGCACCCACGAACAGGCCAGCACCGCCGCCACCAAGGAACTGGGCGACCGCCTGGCCGCCATCGCCGACCAGCTGCGCGCCGCCACCGGCGGCTGA